Proteins found in one Helicobacter colisuis genomic segment:
- a CDS encoding L-aspartate oxidase, which translates to MQYDVIIVGAGIAGLYAALNLPKKLKVLILCKDQPWECNTFYAQGGIAVAKNQADIPLHITDTLKAGAGMCNEDAVATLSKESLEVLEDLIIRQTPFDRDSNGNLLFTKEAAHSTSRIIHAGGDCTGRVLHSHLIAQITHTLWKNASVTELLIDDDHCCGVSVLTKRGNYNLYANNVILASGGVGALFEYHTNAYTISSELHGMILENGLKLKDMEMLQFHPTVFVQTTHARKMLLSEALRGEGAFVVDFWGKRFLFDYDSKGELAPRDKVARSIFDYKLKLKEKYPNAKPEELEVYLDFSAFDKDFFYERFPNIARNLNSAGFDVPKNRVPISPAFHYCMGGIQTDNVGKVLGMQNLYAVGECACTGVHGANRLASNSLLEGLVFSRRATQDILANSLSFKIREFPLHTQILQKEQDENLKALLRHLMWNKVGIIRKKSGLNEALGGVEVMLQSGIGRLLKLRLLTAQNIIQSALKREESIGAHYIQ; encoded by the coding sequence ATGCAATATGATGTGATTATTGTTGGCGCTGGGATTGCTGGACTATATGCAGCCTTAAATCTTCCCAAAAAACTTAAAGTGCTTATTCTCTGCAAAGATCAGCCTTGGGAGTGCAATACCTTTTATGCACAAGGTGGAATTGCTGTTGCCAAAAATCAAGCAGATATCCCCTTACATATCACAGACACTCTAAAGGCTGGAGCAGGAATGTGCAATGAAGATGCTGTTGCCACTCTTAGCAAAGAAAGCTTGGAAGTCTTAGAAGATTTAATTATACGCCAAACGCCTTTTGATAGAGATTCTAATGGGAATCTGCTCTTTACTAAAGAAGCTGCTCATAGCACTTCAAGAATTATTCACGCTGGTGGAGACTGCACAGGTCGTGTGCTACATAGCCATTTAATTGCACAAATCACACATACTTTATGGAAAAATGCTAGTGTTACTGAATTGCTTATTGATGATGATCATTGCTGTGGTGTGAGTGTGCTAACCAAACGAGGAAACTATAATCTCTATGCTAATAATGTTATTTTAGCTAGTGGTGGAGTTGGCGCACTTTTTGAATACCATACAAATGCCTATACCATTTCAAGTGAATTGCATGGAATGATTTTGGAAAATGGTTTAAAACTTAAAGATATGGAAATGCTACAATTCCACCCCACAGTTTTTGTTCAAACAACACACGCAAGAAAAATGCTTTTAAGCGAAGCTTTGCGTGGAGAGGGTGCATTTGTAGTGGATTTTTGGGGCAAACGATTTTTATTTGACTATGATTCTAAAGGCGAACTTGCACCGCGCGATAAGGTTGCACGCTCTATTTTTGACTACAAACTCAAACTCAAAGAAAAATACCCTAACGCAAAACCAGAAGAATTAGAAGTTTATTTAGATTTTAGCGCCTTTGATAAAGACTTTTTTTATGAGCGTTTTCCAAATATTGCACGCAATCTTAATTCTGCAGGCTTTGATGTTCCAAAAAATAGAGTTCCCATTTCTCCTGCATTCCATTATTGTATGGGAGGAATCCAAACAGACAATGTGGGCAAAGTTCTAGGAATGCAAAATCTCTATGCAGTGGGAGAATGTGCCTGCACAGGTGTGCATGGAGCTAATCGCCTTGCTTCAAACTCTCTTTTAGAAGGACTGGTTTTTTCTCGCCGTGCCACTCAAGATATTTTGGCTAATAGCCTCTCTTTTAAGATTAGAGAATTCCCTTTGCATACACAAATTCTCCAAAAAGAACAAGATGAGAATCTAAAAGCCCTTTTACGCCATTTAATGTGGAATAAAGTCGGAATCATTCGCAAAAAAAGCGGCTTAAATGAAGCCTTGGGTGGAGTGGAGGTAATGTTACAAAGTGGAATTGGAAGATTACTAAAATTACGCCTTTTAACAGCGCAAAATATCATTCAATCCGCACTTAAACGCGAAGAATCAATTGGAGCGCATTATATTCAATAA
- a CDS encoding HpcH/HpaI aldolase/citrate lyase family protein: MSNSTYPKAKSLLFVSSIKPENFKPSFESEADAIILDIEDSVPKDRKDEGKTNILNFCKQNSQYKFFVRINDAQSPFFEDDMKFLKELGLEKLHGVMLAKTEQKEHVEAVNVALEKIPLLLLIESAIGVQNINITASQPNVKQLAFGAFDMILDLGLRDGDGKDFMLNYVRTQIALSSRINNLLAPINRVFPNTRDESRLKANMELAYSMGFGGSLTFYPNQLSIINTIFAQGNNQIEWAKEVIQLSKLHKGEPFSFEGNVIDLPMIKKAQGILERKY; encoded by the coding sequence ATGTCTAATTCAACTTACCCCAAGGCAAAAAGTCTTCTTTTTGTTTCTAGTATTAAACCTGAAAATTTTAAACCCAGTTTTGAAAGTGAAGCAGATGCCATTATTTTGGATATAGAAGATTCTGTTCCAAAAGATCGCAAAGATGAAGGTAAGACTAACATTTTAAATTTTTGCAAACAAAATAGTCAATACAAATTTTTTGTGCGTATCAATGATGCACAAAGCCCATTTTTTGAAGATGATATGAAGTTTTTAAAAGAACTTGGCTTAGAAAAACTCCATGGCGTTATGCTAGCCAAAACCGAGCAAAAAGAACATGTAGAAGCTGTTAATGTAGCACTTGAAAAGATTCCATTGCTTTTGCTTATTGAAAGCGCAATAGGAGTGCAAAACATCAATATCACCGCTTCACAGCCTAATGTCAAACAACTTGCTTTTGGAGCATTTGATATGATTTTAGATCTAGGATTAAGAGATGGTGATGGCAAGGACTTTATGCTCAATTATGTGCGCACACAAATAGCTCTATCAAGCAGAATCAACAATCTTTTAGCTCCAATCAACCGTGTTTTCCCTAATACTAGAGATGAATCAAGACTTAAAGCAAATATGGAATTGGCTTATTCTATGGGCTTTGGTGGATCATTAACTTTTTATCCAAATCAACTCTCAATTATCAATACAATTTTTGCTCAAGGTAATAACCAAATTGAATGGGCAAAAGAAGTCATACAACTATCAAAACTTCACAAAGGAGAACCATTTAGTTTTGAAGGTAATGTTATAGATCTTCCTATGATTAAAAAAGCACAAGGTATTTTGGAAAGAAAATACTAA
- a CDS encoding sodium:solute symporter family transporter, whose product MEVANINMPIAVMFVAYAALMLFIGFYFYRQNKSSEDYFLGGRSMGPVVSALSAGASDMSGWLLMGLPGALYVSGFIDSYIAIGLTIGASLNWIFVAKRLRIYTSVVADSLTIPDYFETRFSDDKHILRVVCAVVILIFFTFYVSSGLVSGAKLFEEVFGIKYSYALSTGTLIIVAYTFFGGYKAVCWTDMIQGLLMLLALVALPIVMLSHIGGLSEAKKYISLSDDSSKKIVEIQAQIPDILSNLETAESQEKIQSLIAALKNTQDRNISATNLDKNLRNDAQILILFNQDLNSLVTSRDFAKRLELAVETNDGETLNSLLLAFSKIPFVAKERLQWFSGVSLVGIISALAWGLGYFGQPHILVRFMSIRSTRDIPQATFIGIGWMVICLVAACFIGMLGVAYINKFNLTLADPERIFIVMSQLLFNPWMAGILLSAILAAIMSTASSQLLVSSSTIAEDFYKKIFKQEASNAMVLRLGKIGVLVVALIAFVISTDKDSSVLSIVAYAWAGFGASFGSVMVFSLFWSRMTRIGAIAGMISGAAVVVLWKQFFAHTGIYEIIPGFLVASLAIIVFSLVSNVRPGTKAAYQKMLENL is encoded by the coding sequence ATGGAAGTTGCAAATATTAATATGCCTATTGCAGTTATGTTTGTTGCTTATGCAGCTTTAATGTTGTTTATAGGTTTTTATTTTTATCGACAAAACAAAAGTAGTGAAGATTATTTTTTGGGTGGTCGTTCAATGGGTCCTGTGGTTTCAGCTCTAAGCGCTGGAGCTTCGGATATGAGTGGATGGTTGCTTATGGGCTTACCTGGGGCTTTGTATGTAAGTGGATTTATTGATAGTTACATTGCCATTGGTTTGACTATAGGAGCTAGTTTGAATTGGATTTTTGTAGCCAAAAGACTTCGCATTTACACAAGTGTTGTAGCTGATTCATTAACTATTCCGGATTATTTTGAAACACGCTTTAGTGATGATAAACATATCTTACGCGTAGTTTGTGCGGTAGTGATTCTTATTTTCTTTACTTTTTATGTTTCATCAGGACTTGTAAGTGGGGCAAAACTCTTTGAAGAAGTTTTTGGGATTAAATATTCTTATGCGCTTTCTACAGGAACTTTAATTATTGTGGCTTATACCTTTTTTGGAGGTTATAAGGCAGTGTGTTGGACAGATATGATTCAGGGTTTATTAATGCTTTTAGCACTTGTTGCTTTGCCAATTGTAATGCTTTCACACATTGGAGGTTTGAGTGAGGCAAAGAAATACATTAGCCTTTCTGATGATTCAAGTAAAAAGATTGTCGAAATTCAAGCGCAAATCCCAGATATACTAAGCAATCTTGAAACTGCAGAATCTCAAGAAAAGATACAATCACTAATTGCAGCACTCAAAAATACTCAAGATCGTAATATTAGTGCTACTAATCTTGATAAAAATCTTAGAAATGATGCACAGATTTTAATACTGTTTAATCAAGATCTAAATTCTTTAGTTACTTCAAGAGATTTTGCTAAAAGGCTTGAATTGGCAGTAGAAACAAATGATGGTGAAACTTTAAATTCATTGCTTTTGGCATTTTCAAAAATACCTTTTGTAGCAAAAGAGAGATTGCAATGGTTTAGTGGCGTATCATTGGTGGGTATTATTTCTGCTCTTGCTTGGGGGCTTGGTTATTTTGGACAGCCTCATATTCTCGTGCGCTTTATGTCGATCCGATCTACTAGAGATATTCCGCAAGCAACATTTATTGGTATAGGTTGGATGGTAATTTGTCTTGTTGCAGCTTGTTTTATTGGTATGCTAGGTGTAGCTTATATTAATAAATTTAACCTTACTTTAGCAGATCCAGAGAGGATTTTTATTGTAATGTCTCAGTTATTGTTTAATCCTTGGATGGCAGGAATCTTGTTGAGTGCAATTTTGGCGGCTATTATGAGCACAGCTAGTTCGCAATTACTTGTTTCTAGTTCAACAATTGCAGAGGATTTTTATAAAAAGATTTTCAAACAAGAAGCTTCAAATGCTATGGTGTTGCGCCTAGGTAAGATTGGGGTGCTTGTGGTTGCTTTGATTGCCTTTGTTATCTCTACTGATAAAGATTCTAGCGTTTTAAGTATTGTTGCATACGCTTGGGCTGGATTTGGAGCATCTTTTGGTTCGGTGATGGTTTTCTCTCTATTTTGGAGTAGAATGACAAGAATTGGTGCAATTGCTGGAATGATTAGTGGTGCAGCTGTAGTAGTGCTATGGAAACAATTTTTTGCCCATACGGGTATCTATGAAATTATTCCAGGGTTTTTAGTGGCTTCTTTGGCTATTATTGTTTTTAGTCTTGTGAGCAATGTGCGACCTGGGACTAAAGCTGCTTATCAAAAAATGCTAGAAAATCTTTAA